The genomic DNA GGCCGGAAGGCCGCAGCGCGGGCAGTCCCACAGCTCGGGGACCGCGGCGTCGCTGGCGAAACTGGGGCGCGTCTCGTGCATGTTGGCACACCAGAACGAGACCCGCACTCTCGGAGCTGCCTCGCCGCGCTCGGCCTCCCCCATCGGGCCGGCGCCGACACGGCTGCCACGGATCGCGTTGCCACTACCCACGGATGAACTCCTCGCTCGATCGCCCCGCGAGACACGGGGGGAGAATCACTGTCACGCGCGTTGACCCGCTCGGGGTCGGGTCGTTCAGGGCCTGACCAGCAGACCGAGCGCGACGATGCAGACGAACCAGATCACGCCCGTGATGACGGTCAACCTGTCGAGGTTGCGCTCCACCACGGACGAGCCGCCGAAGCTCGACGAGAAACCGCCGCCGAACATGTCGGACAGACCGCCACCCTTGCCCTTGTGGAGCAGGACGAGCAGGATCATGAGAAGGCTCGCCAGGATGAGGGCGATGGAGATTCCGAGTTCCACGGTATGCCTGTTCCTTCAATGCTCTGTGACGCGTGACGATTCAAACTTGCCTCTAGAGGGTACGGCCTGCTGTCAAATCGCACCTCCAGAACCGCTCAGTTAGCCGGCCACATCAGAAAAACGGCAGATCTTGACATACTCCCCGGCATCGATGCTGGCACCGCCCACGAGCGCGCCATCGACATCGGGTTGAGCCATGATCCCGGCGATGTTGCCTGACTTGACCGAGCCTCCGTAAAGGATACGGACCTTGGCGGCCAGTTCGGTGTCGTACAGCTCAGCGAGTCGCTCCCGCAACGCCGCGCAGACTTCCTGGGCGTCCTCGGGAGTGGCCACCTCACCGGTGCCGATCGCCCACACCGGCTCGTAGGCGACCACTATCGATTGTGCCTGCTCGGCCGGGATCTTGCGCAGCGCATTCTCGAGTTGACCCACGGTGTGCGCCACGTGGCCGCCCGCCTGCCGCACCTCCAGCCCCTCGCCCACGCACAGGATCGGCGTGATGGAGTGGCGGTAGGCGGCCAGCACCTTGGCGTTGACCAGGTCGTCG from Nonomuraea muscovyensis includes the following:
- a CDS encoding RNA polymerase-binding protein RbpA, whose amino-acid sequence is MGSGNAIRGSRVGAGPMGEAERGEAAPRVRVSFWCANMHETRPSFASDAAVPELWDCPRCGLPAGQDEQAPPAPPKNEPYKTHLAYVKERRSDKDGKAILEEALERLRNTKSPW
- the secG gene encoding preprotein translocase subunit SecG, whose product is MELGISIALILASLLMILLVLLHKGKGGGLSDMFGGGFSSSFGGSSVVERNLDRLTVITGVIWFVCIVALGLLVRP
- the tpiA gene encoding triose-phosphate isomerase, whose translation is MRKPLIAGNWKMNLNHLEAIALVQKLAFALNDKDFDKVEVAVLPPYTDLRSVQTLVDGDKLRIVYGAQDLSQHDAGAYTAEISGAMLAKLGCTYAVIGHSERRQYHREDDDLVNAKVLAAYRHSITPILCVGEGLEVRQAGGHVAHTVGQLENALRKIPAEQAQSIVVAYEPVWAIGTGEVATPEDAQEVCAALRERLAELYDTELAAKVRILYGGSVKSGNIAGIMAQPDVDGALVGGASIDAGEYVKICRFSDVAG